From Flavobacterium alkalisoli, the proteins below share one genomic window:
- a CDS encoding ABC-three component system middle component 2 — translation MDIKNIFRETNTVFNSPLEFALRCLCILDNSKTQGIDLERLVYYDYLILNTGDFTDLPSIHTPLPFRGAQVFVKREFIKEGLKILISKQLIELKFEEQGIRYYKTHLTNPFLQFINCDYYFKLKERIELVSNYFKNYTDEQLTNYINENLEKWGGEFVKESLFRNTSIS, via the coding sequence ATGGACATAAAAAACATCTTTCGCGAGACAAATACAGTTTTTAATTCTCCATTAGAATTTGCTTTGAGATGTCTTTGTATACTTGACAACTCGAAAACTCAAGGAATTGATTTAGAACGTCTAGTATATTATGATTATTTAATTTTAAACACGGGAGATTTTACTGATTTACCAAGCATCCATACTCCTCTTCCTTTTAGAGGAGCACAAGTATTTGTTAAAAGAGAATTTATTAAAGAAGGGTTAAAAATTCTAATTTCTAAACAACTAATAGAACTTAAATTTGAAGAACAAGGAATTAGATATTACAAAACCCACTTAACAAACCCATTCTTACAGTTTATTAACTGTGATTATTATTTTAAATTAAAGGAAAGAATTGAATTAGTAAGCAACTATTTTAAAAACTATACTGACGAACAATTAACCAATTATATTAATGAAAATTTAGAAAAATGGGGGGGAGAGTTTGTAAAAGAATCCCTTTTTAGAAATACCTCAATATCATGA
- a CDS encoding DUF5131 family protein encodes MIATTIKIDGFNKTHINWTDLTWNPWTGCSKVSAGCKFCYIDNIEIQQGKDPKVVKRTSKLTFEKPLKVSTPSIIFTCSMSDFFHHDADEWRKEAWEIIRKTPHHRYQILTKRPERIKECLPNDWCQANYKHVWLGTSVENNETNVIDRIRILREVPCEVRFISFEPLLDDIKLERSQLEGIHWGIIGGESGRYKNGTIPLFREADPQWFRNLRDILKEAGVLVWFKQAGTYIAHKYKMKGKGDQLNQIPSDLRLRERPDF; translated from the coding sequence ATGATTGCAACAACTATCAAAATTGATGGGTTCAACAAAACCCATATTAACTGGACTGACCTAACTTGGAATCCATGGACCGGCTGTTCTAAAGTATCCGCAGGGTGTAAGTTTTGTTATATTGATAACATTGAAATTCAACAGGGTAAAGATCCAAAAGTTGTAAAGAGAACTTCTAAATTAACTTTTGAAAAACCTTTGAAAGTTTCTACCCCCTCAATTATTTTCACCTGTTCAATGAGTGATTTCTTCCACCATGATGCAGATGAATGGAGAAAAGAAGCTTGGGAAATTATAAGAAAAACTCCCCATCATAGGTACCAAATTCTAACCAAGAGACCTGAAAGAATAAAAGAATGCCTCCCAAATGACTGGTGCCAAGCCAATTATAAACACGTTTGGTTAGGAACCAGTGTAGAAAACAACGAAACTAATGTGATTGACAGGATTAGAATTTTAAGGGAAGTACCTTGTGAGGTCAGATTCATATCTTTTGAACCTCTTTTGGATGATATCAAATTAGAAAGAAGCCAACTTGAAGGAATCCACTGGGGAATAATTGGTGGAGAATCAGGAAGATACAAGAATGGAACAATCCCCTTATTTAGAGAAGCTGACCCGCAATGGTTTAGAAACCTAAGAGATATTTTGAAAGAAGCAGGTGTATTAGTTTGGTTTAAACAGGCTGGAACCTATATAGCTCATAAATATAAAATGAAGGGCAAAGGTGACCAATTAAACCAAATTCCCTCAGACCTTAGATTAAGGGAAAGACCTGATTTTTAA
- a CDS encoding HNH endonuclease, producing MFNKALDTHIQYFLKLNRGFSKGLGYAPHKPILLLSVINLIEKGLISSNRIFITPELVLTFKEIWKKLVDTPHTENFALPFFHLRSEPFWNLVTYNGLDNLLTSSKSIKSFKTLKDNIAFAEIDKELFTLISDSLNSTIFIQALLDNYFPATKEYYFLSEHNSTQQQIEIQILNDPKEQYQSHIKELKNKLDTEEFEEEIFVRGGLFKRMIPKIYNNTCCISGMKIETSKNIQMIDACHIIPFSSSLDDTIPNGISLSPNLHRAFDRGLLTINKDYIVRISPEVKESDSVYSISQFDGFRISLPEEPKWYPSIESLTWHNQKIFIL from the coding sequence ATGTTTAATAAGGCATTAGATACACATATCCAATATTTCTTAAAATTAAATAGAGGGTTTAGTAAAGGTTTAGGATATGCTCCTCATAAACCAATACTTTTATTATCTGTAATTAACCTCATTGAAAAAGGGTTAATCTCCTCCAATAGAATATTTATTACCCCTGAATTAGTATTAACTTTTAAAGAAATTTGGAAAAAATTAGTTGACACGCCACATACTGAAAACTTTGCCCTCCCTTTCTTTCATCTGAGAAGTGAGCCTTTTTGGAATCTTGTTACATATAATGGCTTGGATAATTTATTGACAAGTTCCAAGAGTATTAAAAGTTTTAAAACTCTTAAAGACAATATAGCTTTCGCTGAAATTGACAAAGAACTATTTACTCTAATTTCAGATAGTTTAAATTCTACAATATTTATTCAAGCACTTCTTGATAATTACTTTCCTGCTACTAAAGAATATTATTTTCTTTCTGAGCATAACAGTACTCAACAACAAATTGAAATTCAGATTCTCAATGACCCTAAGGAACAATACCAAAGTCATATAAAAGAATTAAAAAATAAACTCGACACAGAAGAGTTTGAGGAAGAGATATTTGTGAGAGGTGGCTTGTTTAAAAGAATGATTCCAAAGATTTACAATAACACCTGCTGTATATCAGGGATGAAAATTGAAACATCCAAAAACATACAAATGATTGATGCATGCCACATCATCCCTTTTAGTAGTTCTCTTGATGATACAATACCAAATGGAATATCTCTGTCCCCAAATCTTCATAGAGCTTTTGACAGAGGTTTACTTACAATAAATAAAGACTATATAGTACGTATATCCCCCGAAGTAAAAGAATCTGACTCTGTTTATTCTATTTCACAATTTGATGGGTTTAGAATTTCACTTCCTGAAGAACCTAAATGGTATCCCTCAATAGAATCTTTAACTTGGCACAATCAAAAGATATTTATTCTTTAG
- the trxA gene encoding thioredoxin, producing the protein MAQAITDATFEDVVLKSDKPVLVDFWAAWCGPCRMVGPIIDEISKDYEGKAVVGKVDVDANQEFAAKYGVRNIPTVLVFQNGEVVGRQVGVAPKQTYTDAIDALL; encoded by the coding sequence ATGGCACAGGCAATAACAGATGCTACTTTTGAAGATGTAGTATTAAAATCAGATAAACCGGTATTAGTAGATTTTTGGGCAGCATGGTGTGGTCCATGTAGAATGGTAGGCCCAATCATTGACGAAATCAGCAAAGATTACGAAGGTAAAGCTGTTGTTGGTAAAGTTGATGTTGATGCAAACCAAGAGTTTGCTGCAAAATACGGAGTAAGAAACATTCCTACTGTATTAGTTTTCCAAAACGGAGAAGTAGTAGGAAGACAGGTAGGTGTTGCTCCTAAGCAAACTTATACTGATGCTATCGACGCGTTACTATAA
- a CDS encoding winged helix-turn-helix transcriptional regulator, translated as MTRNLFKYSDCPMHRSMAILGTKWKPIVIYMLRERTARFGQLHASIGSISKKVLTTTLKELEEDGILHREEFKELPPRVEYSLTERGRTLVPIIIQLAKWDNEHYEHNKKNHPAQKEAAV; from the coding sequence ATGACACGAAACCTTTTTAAATACAGTGACTGCCCCATGCACCGTTCTATGGCAATACTGGGCACAAAATGGAAACCAATAGTAATTTACATGCTAAGGGAACGCACGGCACGTTTTGGGCAACTGCATGCATCTATAGGAAGTATTTCTAAAAAAGTACTTACCACCACCTTAAAGGAACTGGAAGAAGACGGTATTTTACACCGGGAAGAATTTAAAGAACTGCCACCAAGAGTAGAATACAGCCTTACAGAAAGAGGCCGCACGCTTGTACCAATTATAATACAACTGGCCAAGTGGGATAACGAGCACTACGAACACAATAAGAAAAATCATCCTGCACAAAAAGAGGCTGCAGTATAA
- a CDS encoding DUF3871 family protein, producing MEVSNINGAYNMQLKPVSGLRQIIVDNSPNIGNTPIASATTSLTKSVIPTPVRKPFIEANTNQVELLHLSDDCIIPVFSKDNEKTIAHQEFIEAVQEAAYKAFPDAKFQTPEIRVSHQIKGRTPEAIHKPVKELLDNEKTIYYERMAFIMKSTTIIEKVGGNELQLTIGGVRAYNQENLYSRKSAEKFKFFVGFQNQVCCNLCVSTDGFLEGMRVMHVRDLESKALEVLHNYRAELHLNQMQKFTNYSLSEHQFAQLVGKARLYQHLPKKFKSEIPQLDFNDGQFSTIAKDYYQDESFCRDDVGNIDLWKVYNLFTQANKSSYIDTFLERNVNAFDFNQGIVKALSGSNSDYAWFLS from the coding sequence ATGGAAGTTTCCAACATTAATGGAGCATATAATATGCAGTTAAAACCTGTTTCAGGTTTAAGACAAATAATAGTAGATAATTCTCCTAATATTGGTAATACTCCTATTGCTTCAGCTACAACTTCACTAACAAAATCTGTCATTCCCACACCTGTAAGGAAGCCTTTTATTGAGGCTAACACCAATCAGGTAGAATTGCTGCATTTAAGTGATGATTGTATTATTCCAGTATTTTCTAAAGATAATGAGAAGACCATAGCTCATCAGGAATTTATAGAAGCTGTACAAGAAGCGGCATATAAAGCCTTTCCTGATGCTAAATTTCAAACACCGGAGATTAGAGTAAGCCACCAGATTAAAGGAAGGACTCCCGAGGCTATACATAAGCCAGTAAAAGAGCTATTGGATAATGAAAAAACTATCTATTATGAAAGGATGGCTTTTATAATGAAATCTACTACCATAATAGAGAAAGTAGGAGGGAATGAGTTACAACTTACTATAGGTGGTGTGAGAGCATACAATCAGGAGAATTTATATAGTAGGAAGTCAGCAGAGAAGTTTAAGTTCTTTGTTGGGTTTCAGAACCAGGTATGCTGTAACTTATGTGTTTCTACAGATGGATTCCTTGAAGGAATGAGAGTGATGCATGTAAGGGATTTAGAGAGTAAAGCTCTAGAAGTTTTACACAATTATAGAGCTGAGCTACATTTGAATCAAATGCAAAAGTTTACCAATTATTCACTTTCGGAACATCAATTTGCTCAATTAGTAGGTAAGGCAAGGTTATACCAACATCTTCCTAAGAAATTCAAATCTGAAATTCCACAACTGGATTTTAATGATGGACAGTTTAGCACTATAGCTAAGGATTACTATCAGGATGAGAGTTTCTGTAGGGATGATGTAGGAAATATAGACTTATGGAAAGTATATAACCTGTTTACACAGGCTAATAAATCCAGTTACATAGATACTTTCCTCGAAAGGAATGTAAATGCCTTTGATTTTAATCAGGGCATTGTAAAAGCACTAAGTGGTAGTAATTCTGACTATGCTTGGTTTTTGAGTTAG
- a CDS encoding DUF58 domain-containing protein has translation MKLESQLEKISSFGHLELLANQIVEGFISGMHKSPFHGFSSEFAEHKVYNPGESTRHIDWKLFAKTDRLYTKRYEEETNLRCHIILDNSSSMHYPRLKDGQPFYENKIGFSVLASAVLMDLLKRQRDAVGLSVYSDNYEFYAPEKGSGRHHRMLINKLEEVLEKPRESKSTDTITYLHQIAQKMHRRSMIILFTDMFQGEDNEDLFNALQHLKHNKHKVVLFHVIDKKTEFSFDFDNTPRKFVDLETGEQVNLFAENIKDEYEKLVKDYFKKIEDTCMQYRIKYVPVSVDEKFEKILLTYLVEKQKFG, from the coding sequence ATGAAGCTAGAATCACAATTAGAAAAAATATCCTCATTTGGGCATCTGGAACTTTTGGCTAATCAAATAGTAGAAGGTTTTATATCCGGTATGCATAAGAGTCCGTTTCACGGGTTCTCTTCCGAGTTTGCCGAACATAAGGTTTATAACCCCGGAGAGAGCACCCGTCATATTGACTGGAAGCTGTTTGCAAAGACCGACAGGCTTTATACCAAGCGTTATGAAGAGGAAACGAACCTGAGGTGTCATATCATACTGGATAACTCATCGTCGATGCATTATCCGCGATTAAAAGACGGGCAGCCCTTTTATGAAAATAAAATAGGTTTCTCGGTTCTGGCTTCAGCCGTATTAATGGATTTGCTAAAAAGACAGCGCGATGCGGTAGGGTTAAGTGTGTATTCTGATAATTATGAGTTTTATGCTCCCGAAAAGGGAAGCGGGCGTCATCACAGGATGCTTATAAATAAGCTGGAAGAGGTTTTAGAGAAGCCAAGAGAGTCTAAAAGTACCGATACGATTACTTATTTGCACCAGATAGCACAAAAGATGCATAGGCGGTCTATGATTATCCTTTTTACAGATATGTTTCAGGGAGAGGATAATGAGGATTTGTTTAATGCCTTGCAGCATTTAAAGCATAATAAGCACAAAGTAGTGCTTTTTCATGTAATTGATAAGAAAACGGAGTTCAGCTTTGATTTTGACAATACGCCACGCAAGTTTGTTGACTTGGAAACAGGAGAACAGGTTAACCTTTTTGCCGAAAATATAAAAGACGAATACGAAAAACTGGTTAAGGATTACTTTAAAAAAATAGAGGATACCTGCATGCAGTACCGTATAAAGTATGTGCCGGTTTCGGTAGACGAAAAATTTGAAAAAATTTTACTTACATACTTAGTTGAAAAACAAAAGTTTGGCTAA
- a CDS encoding site-specific integrase, which produces MNINKLFVMLALQKTKVNKKGKCPIRCRLTYKKEKREFSTGHFIEASYWDSKMQEAKPPCEDFEFINTQLSLIKTKINQAFLFLQVNNPDFDVNDLYNQYLGKSLRKDMGLIEVYDEYLKRIHKLIDKEIKLVTYNKYKESKVHLVDFIYWNMKTKDVKLNALKSNFVTDYEYFLKTEKNFQTGTIYKAIQRFRKVVRYAVGNDYLSKDPFMLYKSLRPKKELVYLTNKELRDLEEYDFAQSRLEQVRDMFVFCCYTGLAFKEMSNLRQQNIISGFDGNKWISMKREKTNKEISIPLLPNALKLLDKLSQTKESDINWLLPSISNQKFNSYLKEIAAVVGITKNLTHHLARKTFATTVLLYNDVPMEIVSELLGHSKMSITQEHYGKVVQKKVSEHMQNLTKRLSSKE; this is translated from the coding sequence ATGAACATTAACAAGCTATTTGTGATGCTTGCATTGCAGAAAACAAAAGTGAATAAAAAAGGGAAGTGTCCTATTAGATGTAGGCTTACCTATAAAAAAGAGAAGAGAGAATTTTCAACAGGACATTTTATAGAAGCATCCTATTGGGATAGTAAAATGCAGGAGGCTAAACCTCCTTGTGAAGATTTTGAATTTATAAATACTCAACTGAGCCTGATTAAGACAAAAATTAATCAGGCTTTTTTATTTCTACAGGTTAATAATCCTGACTTTGATGTAAATGACCTTTACAATCAATACTTAGGGAAATCCCTCAGAAAAGATATGGGATTAATTGAAGTCTATGATGAGTATCTAAAGAGAATCCATAAACTGATTGATAAGGAGATTAAACTTGTTACCTATAACAAATACAAAGAATCCAAAGTGCATCTTGTAGATTTTATCTACTGGAACATGAAAACTAAGGATGTCAAATTAAATGCTCTTAAATCCAATTTTGTGACTGACTATGAGTATTTCCTTAAGACAGAGAAGAACTTTCAAACAGGAACAATTTATAAGGCTATACAGAGGTTTAGGAAAGTGGTCAGGTATGCAGTGGGTAATGACTATTTGAGTAAAGATCCTTTCATGCTGTATAAATCTCTCAGACCTAAAAAGGAATTGGTTTATCTGACTAATAAAGAACTCAGAGATTTAGAAGAATATGATTTTGCTCAGTCAAGATTAGAACAGGTTAGGGATATGTTCGTATTTTGTTGTTATACTGGACTTGCATTTAAAGAGATGTCAAACCTCAGACAGCAAAATATTATTTCAGGATTTGATGGGAATAAATGGATAAGCATGAAAAGGGAAAAAACCAACAAGGAAATATCAATACCTCTTTTACCTAATGCCCTCAAATTACTTGATAAGTTATCTCAGACAAAAGAAAGTGATATAAATTGGTTGTTGCCAAGTATTTCAAATCAGAAATTTAACTCTTATCTCAAAGAGATAGCTGCTGTAGTTGGGATTACTAAAAATCTAACTCATCACTTGGCAAGAAAAACCTTTGCTACAACTGTGTTACTATATAATGATGTTCCTATGGAAATTGTGTCTGAATTACTAGGTCATTCTAAAATGAGTATTACTCAGGAGCACTATGGTAAGGTTGTACAGAAGAAAGTAAGTGAACATATGCAAAACCTTACGAAAAGATTAAGTTCTAAAGAATAA
- a CDS encoding NADH:flavin oxidoreductase has protein sequence MNFDSLFTPFQYKGLQLKNRFVMAPMTRAFATDGIPNQLIVDYYARRAAGEVGLILTEGTVINRPASKNMKDIPNFYGDEALASWKKVAEEVHAAGGKIAPQIWHVGNTQAGEWLPSSPLESPDTMTLGDIQATIDAFAKAAKDAQTLGFDAIEIHGAHGYLIDQFFWQQTNKRTDEYGGKTLKERSRFAVEVVKAIRKAVGPDMVIIMRLSQWKQQDFTVKLAHTPQELEEWVVPLAEAGVDIFHGSQRRYWENEFDGSDLNFAGWLKKVTGKPTITVGSVGLNGDFLEFFGEGKGASTGDLSELIRRFDRGDFDLVAVGRSLLQDPEWVKKIKSGRFEELKSFEAASAQKLY, from the coding sequence ATGAATTTTGATTCCCTATTTACACCGTTTCAATATAAAGGCCTGCAACTAAAGAACAGATTTGTTATGGCGCCTATGACCCGCGCTTTTGCCACAGATGGCATTCCTAATCAGCTGATAGTAGATTATTATGCACGACGTGCAGCAGGTGAGGTAGGCCTTATACTTACCGAAGGTACCGTAATAAACAGGCCGGCTTCTAAAAACATGAAAGATATTCCTAACTTTTACGGAGATGAGGCACTTGCTAGTTGGAAGAAGGTAGCAGAGGAAGTGCATGCTGCCGGAGGAAAAATAGCACCTCAAATATGGCATGTTGGTAATACACAGGCAGGGGAGTGGTTGCCATCGTCGCCGCTTGAAAGTCCGGATACTATGACACTGGGCGATATTCAGGCAACTATTGATGCTTTTGCAAAGGCCGCAAAAGATGCACAAACACTTGGTTTTGACGCTATAGAAATACATGGTGCACATGGCTATCTTATAGATCAGTTCTTTTGGCAGCAAACCAATAAACGTACCGATGAGTATGGCGGTAAAACGCTTAAAGAGCGCAGTCGTTTTGCAGTTGAGGTGGTAAAGGCCATCCGTAAAGCTGTTGGTCCTGATATGGTAATTATTATGAGGCTGTCGCAATGGAAGCAACAGGATTTTACCGTAAAGCTGGCTCATACACCTCAGGAACTTGAAGAGTGGGTAGTGCCGTTAGCTGAGGCAGGGGTTGATATTTTTCACGGTTCGCAACGTCGCTATTGGGAAAATGAATTTGATGGCAGCGATCTTAATTTTGCAGGCTGGTTAAAAAAAGTAACAGGTAAGCCTACCATTACAGTAGGCTCTGTAGGGCTTAACGGAGATTTTCTTGAGTTTTTCGGGGAAGGGAAAGGAGCTTCTACGGGAGATTTAAGCGAACTGATACGCAGGTTTGATCGGGGTGATTTTGATTTGGTTGCTGTTGGGCGATCGCTTCTTCAGGATCCGGAATGGGTAAAGAAAATAAAATCGGGAAGATTTGAAGAACTTAAATCTTTTGAGGCTGCAAGTGCCCAAAAGCTTTATTAA
- a CDS encoding AAA family ATPase, with amino-acid sequence MQLRQSERKKAKIKMALQGSAGSGKTYSSLLLAQGLTNGDLTKVAIIDTENGSADLYAHLGQYNVLTLTPPFTPESYIQAIEVCQRANMEVIIIDSISHCWDYLLDFHSNLTGNSFANWSKITPRQKAFVDKLLQSETHIIATMRTKQDYVLNQKDGKYTPEKVGLKAVQRDGLDYEFTLVFELDIKHFSLASKDRTGLFMDKPEFIINSATGAKIRGWCDSGTNVQDARKKIKDCKSLEGLKVLYTQYSAWRELLEYDFKQQKDTITTNQHLLTTQNFNSNGSFQH; translated from the coding sequence ATGCAACTAAGACAATCCGAAAGGAAAAAGGCTAAGATAAAAATGGCCTTACAAGGCAGTGCAGGCAGTGGGAAGACATACTCTTCATTATTACTCGCACAAGGACTGACAAATGGAGACTTAACTAAAGTAGCCATTATAGATACTGAAAATGGAAGTGCAGATTTATATGCTCACTTAGGACAATACAATGTACTCACACTCACACCTCCATTTACTCCGGAAAGTTACATCCAAGCTATTGAAGTTTGTCAAAGGGCTAATATGGAAGTTATTATTATTGATAGTATTTCTCATTGTTGGGACTACTTACTGGACTTTCATTCTAATCTGACAGGTAACTCCTTTGCTAACTGGAGCAAGATTACTCCCAGGCAAAAGGCTTTTGTAGATAAGCTACTTCAGTCAGAAACACATATTATAGCTACAATGCGGACTAAACAGGATTATGTGTTAAACCAAAAGGATGGTAAATACACTCCAGAGAAAGTAGGTTTAAAAGCAGTGCAGAGAGATGGATTGGATTACGAATTCACCTTAGTATTTGAATTGGATATAAAGCACTTCTCTTTAGCCAGTAAGGACAGAACAGGCTTATTTATGGATAAGCCTGAGTTTATTATTAATAGTGCTACAGGAGCCAAAATTCGTGGCTGGTGTGATAGTGGTACTAATGTACAGGATGCCAGAAAGAAAATAAAAGACTGTAAATCCCTTGAAGGGCTTAAAGTTTTATATACTCAATATAGTGCCTGGAGAGAGTTGCTTGAATATGATTTCAAACAACAGAAAGATACTATAACTACAAATCAACATTTATTAACTACACAAAATTTTAATTCAAATGGAAGTTTCCAACATTAA
- a CDS encoding RNA polymerase sigma factor: MKIIRLHTSDEVIIKKILQGDSRAERQLYDRYAAKMLGVCRIYIKDLHYAEDVMIQGFTRALDNLGRFRFEGSFEGWLRRIMVREAIDFLRERTQLYFENIETAEVPPVVTGDIDIDADLLQLLIDRLPEGYRTVLVMFAIEGYSHKEIAEMLAISENTSKSQLFKARKQLQEQLGVLKRMENER; the protein is encoded by the coding sequence TTGAAGATTATCAGATTACATACTTCTGATGAAGTGATCATAAAAAAGATCCTGCAGGGAGACAGCCGTGCCGAAAGGCAGCTGTATGACCGCTATGCGGCAAAAATGCTTGGCGTATGCAGGATATATATAAAAGACCTTCATTATGCTGAGGATGTAATGATACAGGGTTTTACCCGTGCACTTGATAATTTGGGTAGGTTTAGGTTTGAAGGCAGCTTTGAAGGCTGGCTGAGAAGGATAATGGTGAGGGAAGCCATTGATTTTTTAAGGGAACGTACCCAACTTTATTTTGAGAATATTGAAACGGCCGAAGTGCCTCCGGTAGTTACAGGTGACATTGATATAGATGCCGATTTGCTTCAACTGCTTATAGACAGGCTGCCGGAAGGTTACCGAACCGTATTGGTTATGTTTGCGATTGAAGGGTACAGCCATAAGGAAATAGCAGAAATGCTGGCTATTAGTGAAAACACGTCGAAGTCACAATTGTTCAAGGCACGCAAGCAATTGCAGGAACAGTTAGGCGTATTAAAGAGAATGGAAAATGAAAGATAA
- a CDS encoding ABC-three component system protein — protein sequence MITNLPTPKGINTLTNSEILLGTPVPPLDKLKIVDEDTYEDMILEWLTFFEGKYEKLLRFGGSGDKGIDILAYTNYAKGSCEYYQCKHYKVALTPSHIYLEVGKLIYYTYTNQYNIPTKYFFVSPQGIGRALHDLIINPSDLRNNLKKEWDKKCRKEITKKVDIILDKNLIKYIDSFDFTIIDHIEPIKFIEQYKHTSYYSYRFGGGLQKPRKPISTPNNINKHEIPYVKNIFDAYTSKLKRAISSEQDFENEIRIKNHFLRQRNNFYHAESLEQFSRDNLPLGNTAFSDLKNEIHEQIIEVCESDKYNDGVEKMDEAIIMAKNGNYNSNPLSGELKSQDKSGICHHLSNENRVKWT from the coding sequence ATGATTACTAACTTACCTACTCCAAAAGGAATAAATACTTTAACAAATTCCGAAATCCTTTTAGGAACTCCCGTGCCTCCTCTAGATAAGTTAAAAATCGTAGATGAGGACACTTATGAAGATATGATATTAGAGTGGTTAACTTTTTTTGAAGGAAAATATGAGAAGCTTTTACGCTTCGGTGGAAGTGGAGATAAAGGTATTGATATTTTAGCATACACGAACTATGCAAAAGGCTCCTGTGAATATTACCAATGTAAACATTATAAAGTAGCTTTGACTCCTTCACACATATATTTAGAAGTTGGCAAATTAATCTATTATACATACACCAATCAATATAATATCCCAACAAAATATTTTTTTGTATCACCTCAAGGTATCGGGAGGGCTTTACATGATTTAATAATCAATCCATCAGACCTTAGAAATAACTTAAAAAAAGAATGGGATAAAAAATGTCGAAAAGAAATAACAAAAAAAGTAGATATAATACTTGATAAAAATTTAATCAAATACATAGATAGTTTTGATTTTACAATAATTGATCATATTGAACCTATTAAGTTTATTGAGCAATATAAACATACCTCATACTATTCTTATAGATTTGGAGGAGGATTACAAAAGCCAAGGAAGCCTATATCCACGCCAAACAATATTAATAAGCATGAAATCCCTTATGTTAAAAATATCTTTGACGCATATACTTCAAAATTAAAGAGAGCTATATCATCAGAACAAGATTTTGAAAATGAAATTAGAATAAAAAATCATTTTCTTCGGCAAAGAAATAATTTTTACCATGCAGAATCATTGGAACAATTTAGCAGAGATAATTTACCCCTTGGAAATACCGCATTTTCTGACCTTAAAAATGAAATTCACGAACAAATTATTGAAGTTTGTGAGTCTGATAAATACAATGATGGTGTAGAGAAAATGGATGAGGCAATAATTATGGCAAAAAATGGTAATTACAATAGTAATCCTCTGTCAGGAGAATTAAAATCTCAAGACAAATCGGGAATATGCCATCACTTATCAAATGAAAATAGAGTAAAATGGACATAA